The genomic interval AGGCGCGCTGTGCACAACAAAAACCACAAGCGATTGAGGTTGGCAAAGAACATTATGCATCATGCTTATTACTTGAAGAGGGAGAGGTGAAACTATGATCACATTAATCATTCGTCGTTTTTTACTGATGATACCGATGTTGTTATTAATGTCTGTCGTGATTTTTACGATTGCGAAATTGCAACCTGGTGATGCTTTTACAGGCAATATGGACCCAAAACTTGGGGCAAAATATTATGAAGAGCAACGTGAAAAACTCGGTTTGAACGATCCGATTCCAATGCAGTATATGAAGTGGGGCGGTCGTGTGCTTCACGGTGAGTTAGGAGAATCCATCCGTTATAAACGTCCAGTGATGGATTTGATTGAAGAACGGATGCCGAACACGGTTTTATTAGGTACAGTGAGCTTGATTATTACGTATTTACTCGCTTTTCCACTTGGGATTCTCGCGGGGAGAAAGCCGTATAGTTTGTATGATTATAGTATTCAGCTGCTCAATTATTTAATGCTAGCGATTCCGTCGTTCGTTGCGGGTGTATTTGCGATTTACGTCTTTGCTTTCCAATTTGGCATTTTCCCGTTTTCAGGCTCAGTGGAAATAGGGCTTGAACCGGGTACATTTGAATATTATGTCAGCAAATTGTATCACGTGATTTTACCTGGTACGGTGCTAGGCTTACTTTCGACAGCAGGTTATATTCAATTTTTACGTAACGATATTATCGAAAATGCGCGTAAAGATTACATTCGTACAGCACGTGCTAAAGGATTATCTGAATCTAAAATTTATAATAAGCACATTTTACGAAATTCTATCATTCCAATCGTGACTTTTTTCGGTGCAGACGTATTATCGGTATTCGGCGGTGCAGTCATTACAGAAAGCATTTTTTCATTCCCTGGTATCGGTAAGCTACTCATTGATTCCATTATGGGTAAGGACTATCCGTTAATGATGGCATTACTACTCTTCTTTTCATTCTTAGGGTTACTCGCGAATCTCATTTCGGATATTACGTACAGTATTGTAGACCCAAGAATTAAGAGTAACTAGGAGGGGCCATTATGGAAAATACACAATTTAAAAAGAGTAAATCACCGTTACAAATTGCGCGCAAGAAATTTATGAAAAACAAATCCGCAATGGCTGCGACAATCGTACTCGGCGTGATTGTGATCATTTCGTTTTTGGCACCATTCATTGCGCCTCATGATCCAAACGTTCAAAATTTAGTGTTAATCAAGGGCGATATGTCACCTGAACATTGGTTAGGGACAGACTCGGGCGGTCGCGATATTTTCAGTCGTATATTATATTCTGGTCGCGTGTCACTCACATTTGGATTGTTCACGTCGATTGGCTTAATGTTGATTGGTATCGTCGTCGGCATGATTTCAGGCTATTATGGCGGATTAGTCGATACAATCTTAATGCGTATTACGGAATTCGTTATGTTGTTCCCGTTTATTCCATTTGCAGTCGTATTAAATGCAACATTCAGTCACGATATTGAAAGTCAATACGGCTCAGCGATTGTTTTAGGTACGGTGCTCGTCTTACTGTCATGGGTCGGCATCGCGCGTATCGTCCGAGGTAAGGTCATGCAGGAAAAAGAAAATGAATACTTTTTAGCCGCACAATCGATTGGGACACCGGTATATAAAATATTATTGAAACATTTATTGCCAAATATTTTAAGTGTCATTATTGTACAAGCGACACTCGTATTCGCAGTTCAAATCGTTGCCGAAGCGGGTCTCAGTTTCCTTGGATTTGGGATTAGTAAAGAAGTCCCAACTTGGGGGAACATGTTAACAGATGCACAAGAAGGCGACATTTTAAGAAGCAAGCCGTGGATCTGGATGCCACCAGCGCTCATTATTACGATTACGATTTTAAGTATTAACTTTATCGGTGAAGGATTGAAAGACGCACTCAATCCAAAATCGAAACGTTAAGTCATGATAACTAAAAATTAAGAGTTCAAATGTGTTTTTAACATATTTGGGCTCTTATTTTTTTGTTTAATGTGATGATTCATCTTATCTCCGTCAGGTATTCGATTGAAATTTTTCAATATAAAATGTTTGAAAATTTTAGATTTTTGAAAAATTTTATTGACAAAAAATTTGAAAAAATACAATAATAGGAGAAAGGAGTTTTTAAACATTTAACAATTAGGGAGGAAATGGGATGAAAAAAGCTTATCGGTATTTATGGTTTTTATCATTAATTGTTGTCGTTGTACTTTCAGCATGTGGAAAAAATGGAAATGAGGAATCGAATACGTCGAATAAAACCGGCAAAAGCGATGCGAAAGGCGGCACCTTAACAGTGGGGATAGCTGAACCGCCTGAGGGGAACTTCCAATCTATTTTTTCAGGGAGTACAGGCGACTCTAGTGTGATTGATTTTTTTAATGACTCACTCATTGATGTAGGTGATGATTTGAAAGTGAAACCTAAAATTTTGTCATGGGAAAAAGACAAAAATGATGACTTGAAATATACGTTTAAAGTTAAAAAAGGGATTAAATGGCAAGACGGCAATCCATTTACAATCAATGACTGGATTTTTACATTGGAAACGTTAGCTGATCCTGATTATGATGGTCCGCGTTATAGTGGTGTCGCGGTCATTCAAGGTGCGGAAGAAAAACGTAACGGTGAAGCGGACAGTATTAGTGGTATCAAGAAAATTGATGATTATACTGCAGAAATCACATTTAAAGCGCATAAAGCGAATAATTTATTAGAATTGTGGACATCTGCGCCAA from Staphylococcus sp. MI 10-1553 carries:
- the opp4B gene encoding oligopeptide ABC transporter permease encodes the protein MITLIIRRFLLMIPMLLLMSVVIFTIAKLQPGDAFTGNMDPKLGAKYYEEQREKLGLNDPIPMQYMKWGGRVLHGELGESIRYKRPVMDLIEERMPNTVLLGTVSLIITYLLAFPLGILAGRKPYSLYDYSIQLLNYLMLAIPSFVAGVFAIYVFAFQFGIFPFSGSVEIGLEPGTFEYYVSKLYHVILPGTVLGLLSTAGYIQFLRNDIIENARKDYIRTARAKGLSESKIYNKHILRNSIIPIVTFFGADVLSVFGGAVITESIFSFPGIGKLLIDSIMGKDYPLMMALLLFFSFLGLLANLISDITYSIVDPRIKSN
- the opp4C gene encoding oligopeptide ABC transporter permease; translation: MENTQFKKSKSPLQIARKKFMKNKSAMAATIVLGVIVIISFLAPFIAPHDPNVQNLVLIKGDMSPEHWLGTDSGGRDIFSRILYSGRVSLTFGLFTSIGLMLIGIVVGMISGYYGGLVDTILMRITEFVMLFPFIPFAVVLNATFSHDIESQYGSAIVLGTVLVLLSWVGIARIVRGKVMQEKENEYFLAAQSIGTPVYKILLKHLLPNILSVIIVQATLVFAVQIVAEAGLSFLGFGISKEVPTWGNMLTDAQEGDILRSKPWIWMPPALIITITILSINFIGEGLKDALNPKSKR